Proteins encoded by one window of Streptomyces sp. LX-29:
- a CDS encoding SPW repeat protein, translating to MADVSHHRTDLRGHPDVSEMRERYARLLGERDVVFVDGPVLLAGLYLAVSPWVVHFSGNTDLAMHNLILGICVAVLGLGLTVAPTRMYSLCWTMCAIGVWLIISPWVVTGSPDAGMILNNIIVGAITCLLGLIAAGMVMRNRKVVT from the coding sequence ATGGCCGACGTCTCGCATCACAGAACTGATCTTAGGGGCCACCCCGACGTGTCCGAGATGCGGGAGCGCTACGCCCGGCTGCTCGGTGAACGGGATGTGGTGTTCGTGGACGGACCGGTGCTGCTTGCCGGTCTGTATCTTGCTGTCTCTCCGTGGGTGGTGCACTTTTCAGGCAACACCGACCTCGCCATGCACAACCTGATCTTGGGCATATGCGTGGCCGTGCTGGGTCTCGGGCTCACCGTGGCGCCGACCCGCATGTACAGCCTGTGCTGGACCATGTGTGCGATCGGCGTCTGGTTGATCATCTCCCCGTGGGTGGTCACGGGGTCCCCCGACGCTGGAATGATCTTGAACAACATCATCGTCGGCGCCATCACCTGTCTGCTGGGTCTGATCGCCGCCGGCATGGTGATGCGCAACAGGAAGGTGGTCACGTAG
- a CDS encoding type 1 glutamine amidotransferase domain-containing protein, with translation MTTKILMMVSAADSLTLSDGTAHPTGYWAEEVAVTHDLLTGAGAEVRIATPAGAVPTVDPASLDPRGGVDEEDVRRYRAYLDSMGPSLAAPLRIADIAAADYAAYVLPGGHGPMVDLAFDGDLGRLLVEADRLGKIIAPLCHGVAGLIPARVEHDAFAFAGRRMTGFTDAEERETGLDLTWLVESRLRQLGAAFEAGEPWTSKVVVDGNLISGQNPQSSADFAHEVLRAVRDAAAASG, from the coding sequence ATGACGACGAAGATCCTCATGATGGTGAGCGCCGCGGACAGTCTCACCCTCAGCGACGGCACCGCACATCCCACCGGCTACTGGGCCGAGGAGGTGGCCGTCACCCACGATCTGCTCACCGGCGCGGGCGCCGAGGTCCGGATCGCCACCCCGGCCGGTGCCGTGCCCACCGTCGACCCCGCCAGCCTCGACCCGCGCGGGGGCGTCGACGAGGAGGATGTGCGGCGCTACCGCGCGTACCTCGACTCCATGGGCCCCAGCCTGGCCGCCCCGCTGCGCATCGCCGACATCGCGGCGGCCGACTACGCCGCGTATGTGCTGCCCGGCGGGCACGGCCCGATGGTCGACCTCGCCTTCGACGGCGATCTGGGCCGGCTGCTGGTCGAGGCCGACCGCCTCGGCAAGATCATCGCCCCGCTGTGCCACGGGGTGGCCGGGCTGATCCCCGCGCGCGTGGAACACGACGCCTTCGCGTTCGCCGGTCGCCGCATGACGGGCTTCACGGACGCGGAGGAGCGGGAGACGGGCCTGGACCTGACATGGCTGGTCGAGAGCCGGCTGCGCCAGCTCGGCGCGGCCTTCGAGGCCGGTGAGCCGTGGACCAGCAAGGTGGTCGTCGACGGCAACCTGATCAGCGGCCAGAATCCCCAGTCCAGCGCGGACTTCGCCCATGAGGTGCTCCGGGCGGTGCGGGACGCCGCGGCGGCCTCCGGCTGA
- the lysA gene encoding diaminopimelate decarboxylase, giving the protein MSIPLARPARSTASAPAPADSARTTAREAVSPRGAGRVQSAPGATAGATTGAGSGSVTGTTAAPAPGSASGPAPATAVGAAREAVPAAALSVWPASTRPLAGADLAVGGVPLTEIADRFGTPVYVLDEEEVRTRCRTYRDAFPEADIHYAAKAFLCRAMAHWVQEEGLGLDVCSAGELELAVTTGFPVERIVLHGNAKSPQDLHSALRLGVGRIVIDSTSEIARLAAEVPAGGRQKVMVRVVPGITAGGHAKIQTGTDAQKFGLSLTDGSAHHAITRILDQSRLELTGLHCHLGSQITTVKPYLQAVRRLVGLMARVHQQHGVTLTELDLGGGHGIAYRPGEPALDVTALARKVRLELAESCAAAGLAVPRLMIEPGRAIAGPAGVALYRVLSVKRSGEHTFVAVDGGMSDNPRPALYGVRYAPRLVGRHSTAAPRTATVVGRHCEAGDILAGGAELPEDVRPGDVIAVPVAGAYHLSMASGYNLVGRPPVVAVAEGRARLLVRRESLEDIRRRDIGL; this is encoded by the coding sequence ATGTCCATCCCGCTAGCCCGCCCCGCGCGGTCCACCGCTTCCGCGCCGGCCCCGGCCGACAGCGCGCGCACCACCGCGCGGGAAGCCGTTTCCCCCCGCGGCGCCGGCCGTGTCCAGAGCGCCCCCGGAGCCACCGCTGGAGCCACCACGGGAGCCGGCTCCGGATCCGTCACCGGAACCACCGCCGCCCCCGCCCCCGGATCCGCCTCCGGCCCCGCCCCCGCAACCGCCGTCGGAGCGGCACGGGAGGCGGTCCCGGCCGCCGCCCTGTCCGTGTGGCCGGCCTCGACGAGGCCCCTGGCCGGAGCCGACCTCGCCGTGGGCGGCGTCCCGCTCACCGAGATCGCCGACCGCTTCGGCACCCCCGTCTACGTCCTCGACGAGGAAGAGGTGCGCACCCGCTGCCGGACCTACCGGGACGCCTTCCCCGAGGCCGACATCCACTACGCGGCGAAGGCCTTCCTGTGCCGCGCCATGGCGCACTGGGTCCAGGAGGAGGGCCTCGGCCTGGACGTGTGCTCCGCGGGCGAACTGGAACTCGCGGTGACCACCGGCTTCCCGGTGGAGCGCATCGTGCTGCACGGCAACGCCAAGAGCCCGCAGGACCTGCACTCCGCGTTGCGGCTCGGCGTCGGTCGCATCGTGATCGACTCCACCTCGGAGATCGCCCGGCTGGCGGCCGAGGTCCCGGCCGGAGGTCGCCAGAAGGTCATGGTCCGCGTGGTGCCCGGCATCACCGCGGGCGGCCACGCCAAGATCCAGACAGGTACGGACGCCCAGAAGTTCGGCCTGTCGCTCACCGACGGCTCGGCCCACCACGCCATCACCCGGATCCTGGACCAGTCGCGCCTGGAGCTCACCGGTCTGCACTGCCACCTCGGCTCCCAGATCACCACCGTCAAGCCGTACCTCCAGGCGGTGCGCCGCCTGGTCGGGCTGATGGCCCGGGTGCACCAGCAGCACGGCGTGACCCTCACCGAGCTCGACCTCGGCGGAGGCCACGGCATCGCCTACCGTCCCGGCGAACCCGCCCTGGACGTCACCGCGCTGGCCCGCAAGGTGCGCCTGGAGCTCGCCGAGAGCTGCGCGGCGGCCGGGCTGGCCGTGCCCCGGCTGATGATCGAGCCGGGCCGGGCCATCGCCGGGCCCGCGGGCGTGGCGCTGTACCGGGTGCTGTCGGTCAAGCGCTCCGGCGAGCACACCTTCGTCGCCGTCGACGGCGGCATGAGCGACAACCCGCGGCCCGCGCTGTACGGCGTGCGATACGCGCCCCGTCTGGTCGGCCGTCACTCCACGGCCGCGCCCCGCACCGCCACCGTCGTGGGCCGCCACTGCGAGGCGGGCGACATCCTGGCGGGCGGGGCGGAGCTGCCCGAGGACGTCCGACCCGGAGATGTGATCGCCGTACCCGTGGCCGGGGCGTACCACCTCTCCATGGCCTCCGGCTACAACCTGGTCGGCCGCCCGCCGGTGGTCGCCGTCGCCGAGGGCCGCGCGCGACTGCTGGTACGGCGCGAGTCGCTGGAGGACATCCGGCGTCGGGACATCGGCCTCTAG
- a CDS encoding SAV_915 family protein, whose translation MNAHLYAEDPEPSDPGPAGPLIVPVRSGPAGYAARMFRTPLGDRMAVAFSSPQRLAAVLGAEQPWVRLSEPALRALTAPLGATSVTVDPQLAAPAPTPPPAAVPATASRDPRPRLTLRIG comes from the coding sequence GTGAACGCGCATCTGTACGCAGAAGACCCGGAGCCCTCAGATCCCGGCCCGGCCGGACCTCTCATCGTCCCCGTCCGGTCGGGTCCTGCGGGCTACGCGGCCCGCATGTTCCGCACCCCGCTGGGCGACCGTATGGCGGTCGCCTTCAGCTCCCCCCAGCGGCTCGCCGCCGTGCTCGGCGCCGAGCAGCCGTGGGTCCGGCTCAGCGAGCCCGCACTGCGGGCGCTGACCGCCCCCTTGGGCGCCACCTCCGTGACCGTGGACCCCCAGCTGGCCGCCCCCGCCCCCACGCCCCCGCCCGCCGCCGTCCCCGCGACAGCGTCCCGCGACCCGCGCCCGCGCCTGACGCTGCGGATCGGCTGA